One Halobaculum roseum DNA segment encodes these proteins:
- a CDS encoding ATP-binding protein, with protein sequence MTACSPHVLYVDPDAGCRDRIADELRRELPDVTVTTVRSADEAVDAVADAREIDCVASAFDLPDGDALDLLAQVRDGNGGLPFVLFADGGDERVASDAITAGVSEYVRSDRRDPYRTLARRVREVVEGRTPDDSAGTRSSDGRHRLLVEGTDQPMAVLEDGRYRLVNDACVDLVGVPRERILGSSDDDLFPAETARTLREHSDDALAAGERREHRIDAEVNGEATVLDIVHFPDPDADGRRVVGRVARDVTDRVDRERLLRTERDRLEALSSAVAHDARNAIQVIRGRALLAEESLPDDAEESREHLSALDVGVDRLGDLVDSLESLRGLNDPVTDPMPVSIAEAARDAWATVAAPDATLRVRADPLMLGDPARVRTMLENLFRNSVEHGSSATRAPAEPAAERVDGGDPCGGGADSTPTPRDDRDGSSVTVTVDALDDARGFAVSDDGSGIPEDERDRVLEFGYSPTGGTGLGLGIVSGIADAHGWQIDVADSDSGGARFELRQETLDSFVS encoded by the coding sequence ATGACAGCTTGTTCCCCGCACGTTCTGTACGTCGACCCGGACGCGGGATGCCGCGACCGGATCGCGGACGAACTGCGCCGGGAACTGCCTGACGTGACGGTGACGACCGTCCGCTCCGCGGACGAAGCGGTCGACGCGGTGGCCGACGCTCGCGAGATCGACTGCGTCGCCAGCGCGTTCGACCTTCCGGACGGGGACGCCCTCGATCTGCTCGCGCAGGTGCGCGACGGGAACGGCGGGCTTCCGTTCGTCCTGTTCGCCGATGGGGGGGACGAGCGGGTCGCGAGCGACGCGATCACGGCGGGCGTTTCCGAGTACGTCCGGTCCGATCGGCGCGACCCGTACCGGACGCTGGCCCGTCGCGTCCGCGAGGTCGTCGAGGGACGCACGCCGGACGACTCCGCGGGGACGCGGTCGAGCGACGGGCGACACCGGCTCCTCGTCGAAGGGACGGACCAGCCGATGGCGGTGCTCGAGGACGGCCGGTACCGGCTGGTCAACGACGCCTGCGTCGATCTCGTGGGCGTTCCCCGCGAACGGATCCTCGGGTCGAGCGACGACGACCTGTTCCCGGCCGAGACGGCGCGAACGCTGCGCGAACACAGCGACGACGCGCTCGCCGCCGGCGAGCGGCGCGAACACCGTATCGATGCGGAGGTGAACGGCGAGGCGACGGTGCTCGACATCGTCCACTTCCCGGACCCCGACGCCGACGGCCGCCGGGTCGTCGGCCGAGTCGCGCGGGACGTGACCGACCGGGTCGATCGCGAACGATTGCTCCGCACGGAACGCGACCGACTCGAGGCCCTCTCGAGCGCGGTCGCCCACGACGCGCGAAACGCCATCCAGGTCATTCGGGGCCGGGCCCTCCTCGCCGAGGAATCGCTCCCCGACGACGCCGAGGAGTCCCGGGAACACCTGTCGGCGCTGGACGTCGGCGTCGACCGCCTCGGTGATCTCGTCGACTCGCTGGAGTCGCTGCGAGGGTTGAACGACCCGGTCACCGACCCGATGCCGGTGTCGATCGCCGAGGCGGCGCGGGACGCGTGGGCGACGGTCGCCGCGCCGGACGCGACGCTACGGGTCCGGGCCGATCCGCTGATGCTCGGCGACCCCGCGCGGGTGCGAACGATGCTGGAGAACCTCTTCAGAAACAGCGTCGAACACGGCTCGTCGGCGACACGTGCCCCGGCCGAACCCGCCGCAGAGCGCGTCGACGGCGGAGACCCGTGTGGAGGCGGCGCCGACTCGACCCCGACGCCCCGCGACGATCGCGATGGCTCGTCGGTGACCGTGACGGTCGACGCGCTCGACGACGCCCGCGGGTTCGCGGTGAGCGACGACGGGAGCGGGATCCCCGAGGACGAACGGGACCGCGTCCTGGAGTTCGGCTACTCGCCGACCGGCGGAACGGGGCTCGGACTCGGGATCGTCTCGGGGATCGCGGACGCCCACGGCTGGCAGATCGATGTCGCCGACTCCGACTCCGGGGGCGCACGCTTCGAGCTCCGCCAGGAGACGCTCGATTCGTTCGTCTCCTGA
- a CDS encoding BtpA/SgcQ family protein, translated as MFDSLFADGRRPVIGMVHLPALPGAPKYDGDRDAIIETAERDARRLAAGGVDAIMVENFGDAPFYPDDVPKHVVASMTRATRAVVEATDVPVGVNVLRNDAEAALSVAAAAGGDFVRVNVHTGARVTDQGVIDGTAHETMRLRERLDADVAVLADHDVKHSAPIAAAGFTAESVADGVERGLADAVVVSGTGTGHETDRSDLQHAVERRDANDLDTPILVGSGVDADTVAETLELADGVIVGTALKEDGDVGNPVSEARVRELVEAARS; from the coding sequence ATGTTCGACTCGCTGTTCGCGGACGGCCGACGGCCGGTGATCGGAATGGTCCACCTCCCGGCGCTCCCCGGGGCGCCGAAGTACGACGGCGACCGGGATGCGATCATCGAGACCGCAGAACGCGACGCGCGCCGGCTCGCGGCCGGCGGCGTCGACGCGATCATGGTCGAGAACTTCGGCGACGCGCCGTTCTACCCGGACGACGTGCCCAAGCACGTCGTCGCGAGCATGACGCGGGCGACGCGGGCGGTCGTCGAGGCCACGGACGTGCCCGTCGGGGTGAACGTCCTCCGCAACGACGCCGAGGCGGCGCTGTCGGTCGCCGCGGCCGCCGGCGGCGACTTCGTTCGGGTGAACGTTCACACCGGCGCGCGCGTAACGGATCAGGGCGTCATCGACGGGACGGCTCACGAGACGATGCGGCTGCGCGAGCGCCTCGACGCGGACGTGGCGGTGCTGGCCGATCACGACGTGAAACACTCCGCGCCGATCGCCGCGGCGGGGTTCACGGCCGAGTCCGTCGCCGACGGCGTCGAGCGCGGGCTCGCGGACGCCGTCGTCGTCAGCGGCACCGGCACCGGCCACGAGACCGACCGTTCGGATCTGCAACACGCCGTCGAGCGCCGGGACGCGAACGACCTCGACACGCCGATCCTCGTCGGCAGCGGCGTCGACGCCGACACCGTCGCGGAGACGCTCGAGCTCGCCGACGGCGTCATCGTCGGCACCGCGCTCAAGGAGGACGGCGACGTGGGTAACCCCGTCTCGGAGGCCCGCGTGCGGGAACTCGTCGAGGCCGCGCGATCGTAG
- a CDS encoding carbohydrate kinase family protein, with protein sequence MTGRDAAGDDTGDDGGAAAADAEPDGTLVGDSPAPEVVTVGAATVDRTYRVTNIPEPDGGAYADTVAEAFGGVGANVALASARLGRSTGLIARLGDDDVGARVAADLDASPINDAHVRRKSGTSTHCVILRDSDGKRSIVTAGDSAKRLRFSEADRAALAGADAAFLTAYNPDEVHREAIEIARQPGAPPFVFDLSGPLAELAGRGAREATIDRWVEAADLFVVGEVAAASYLGCTGREAAEELRSRGAGRVAVTAGPDGAVLGDGEGLHELPAFEVPVVDETGAGDAYVAALIDRWVLGGDDVREAGRFAAAAAALNVTGDGARGGLATRAEVESYLAERGGRGDRGDRGDR encoded by the coding sequence ATGACCGGTCGCGACGCCGCGGGCGACGACACAGGCGATGACGGCGGCGCAGCGGCCGCGGACGCCGAGCCCGATGGAACGCTGGTCGGCGACTCGCCAGCACCCGAGGTCGTCACCGTCGGCGCCGCGACCGTCGACCGCACCTACCGCGTCACCAACATCCCCGAACCCGACGGCGGCGCCTACGCCGACACGGTCGCCGAGGCGTTCGGCGGCGTCGGCGCCAACGTCGCGCTCGCGAGCGCCCGCCTGGGTCGCTCGACCGGGCTGATCGCCCGGCTCGGCGATGACGACGTCGGCGCCCGGGTCGCCGCCGACCTCGACGCGAGTCCGATCAACGACGCTCACGTCCGACGGAAGTCGGGAACGAGCACGCACTGCGTAATACTCCGTGACAGCGACGGGAAACGGAGCATCGTGACCGCCGGCGACTCGGCGAAGCGCCTCCGGTTCTCGGAGGCGGATCGCGCCGCGCTCGCGGGCGCCGACGCCGCCTTCCTCACGGCCTACAACCCCGACGAGGTCCACCGCGAGGCGATCGAGATCGCCCGGCAACCCGGGGCGCCGCCGTTCGTCTTCGACCTCTCGGGACCGCTCGCGGAGTTGGCCGGGCGCGGCGCGCGCGAGGCGACGATCGACCGGTGGGTCGAGGCGGCCGACCTGTTCGTCGTCGGCGAGGTGGCCGCCGCCTCGTACCTCGGATGCACGGGTCGTGAGGCCGCCGAGGAACTCCGTTCTCGGGGCGCCGGACGCGTCGCCGTCACCGCCGGACCGGACGGTGCCGTCCTCGGCGACGGGGAGGGGCTCCACGAGCTCCCGGCGTTCGAGGTGCCGGTCGTCGACGAGACGGGCGCCGGCGACGCGTACGTGGCGGCGCTGATCGATCGGTGGGTGCTCGGCGGCGACGACGTTCGCGAGGCGGGGCGATTCGCGGCGGCGGCCGCCGCGCTGAACGTTACCGGGGACGGGGCACGCGGCGGGCTGGCGACTCGCGCGGAGGTCGAGTCGTACCTCGCCGAGCGAGGCGGTCGCGGTGATCGCGGTGATCGCGGCGATCGATAG
- a CDS encoding metallophosphoesterase family protein, translating into MVIPLDRSGSPAGSLMAALDRPKADDRTRVAVIADPHLSTEEAGTSKLFDRTEAHVANAVADIAERDVDATLCVGDITKDGEPWNFDRFDEIAADLEAPFYSVPGNHDVPKEGYDHENLPMAEFAERYTPDGQGFPFHTAVGGIDVIGVNTAGTEEWLYDSHAGTVPEEQLDELNGLLTEAETPLVLAHHNLPAMSEQVHEHRNLAEPDMFVPPEMDNPEPFVGTLERHDVPLLLTGHLHMPSAATQGSVRELMMPTTCSFPQGYCLLDIGPEGTEVRFVPVADFDGMVVGHRERSSDSVTARGLTGMAAARLAQFPLVEE; encoded by the coding sequence ATGGTCATACCGCTCGACAGGTCCGGGTCCCCGGCGGGCTCGTTGATGGCCGCGCTCGACCGGCCGAAGGCCGACGATCGGACACGCGTCGCCGTCATCGCCGACCCACACCTCTCGACCGAGGAGGCGGGTACCTCGAAGCTGTTCGATCGCACCGAGGCGCACGTCGCGAACGCCGTCGCCGACATCGCCGAGCGCGACGTGGACGCGACGCTGTGCGTCGGCGACATCACGAAGGACGGCGAGCCGTGGAACTTCGACCGGTTCGACGAGATCGCCGCGGACCTCGAGGCGCCATTCTACTCTGTCCCGGGCAACCACGACGTGCCCAAGGAGGGGTACGACCACGAGAACCTCCCGATGGCCGAGTTCGCCGAGCGGTACACTCCCGACGGGCAAGGGTTTCCGTTTCACACCGCCGTCGGTGGGATCGACGTGATCGGCGTCAACACCGCGGGAACCGAGGAATGGCTCTACGACTCGCACGCCGGAACCGTTCCCGAGGAACAGCTCGACGAGCTGAACGGGCTGCTCACGGAGGCGGAGACGCCGCTCGTGCTCGCACACCACAACCTCCCGGCGATGTCCGAGCAGGTTCACGAGCACAGGAACCTGGCCGAGCCCGACATGTTCGTACCGCCGGAGATGGATAACCCCGAGCCGTTCGTCGGGACGCTCGAACGCCACGACGTGCCGCTGCTGCTCACCGGCCACCTTCACATGCCGTCGGCGGCGACGCAGGGGTCGGTCCGCGAGCTGATGATGCCGACGACGTGCTCGTTCCCGCAGGGGTACTGCCTCCTCGACATCGGCCCCGAGGGCACCGAGGTGCGGTTCGTCCCCGTCGCCGACTTCGACGGGATGGTCGTCGGCCACCGCGAGCGGTCGTCCGACTCCGTCACCGCGCGCGGGCTGACCGGCATGGCGGCCGCGCGGCTCGCACAGTTCCCGCTGGTCGAGGAGTGA
- a CDS encoding ABC transporter substrate-binding protein, giving the protein MSEDTTRRRFLTAAGSGVAAALAGCSGNQPDEQATEADTDTPESTATATATPEPERQYTGGTLQLASNGPVQTLDPINAKGSGAGYNQYNGTLMTFENGDLPPVAGLATDYEVSEDGRTYTFQLREGVRFHNGDELTAQDFVYSWERLAGAEETRNADDIVGDTFAIEHEKQSDMDGVSAYIPGTLAVEAVDDYTFEFTMATAFTGTMSQIASGTFAPIPEGSVAYPKDYESHEGVDGLMWEGEYEYNEYFSTDGDGPFFAGVGPFQIDSWSKGDAITLSAFEDYYGEGPYIDEIVYTVIGNQQTRFSRFKNGNLDVLLNGMPTAAFNSDRRSIDRDRGTYRTGTYELDNGETVNYGEAPALDTDYLVFNCARTPKPVRQAIAYLINQERISQDVYKGLQPAAYHLTPPGAFMAREGENPGENYNKHYQDGHRNQMEQYADGYPYGVGEARIGEAQRVMEEAGYGEDERAEVEFTVFSGDGAWDSIAQTLRDKATAAYIDINIVKADFGTIIGQALDGSMDMFSLGDGMEWPESDNFLRFIPPYDNPSGMFTRWTYQVVAEEVDLGGDGSETVRENVYAELDGDFPEDHVKVNTDDGQVRVAIDGVEPDELESALDAAGYSHGGAESTQAPFDPLMPESDRRWDTYLDNRGPSDEAVRARDEVYYFQEEVNWAAVQELPLVHSITQRLWQDRVNVRMAGTMENQTFNTLTLEDQDGN; this is encoded by the coding sequence ATGTCCGAGGACACCACTCGGCGGCGCTTTCTCACCGCGGCAGGCTCGGGCGTGGCGGCGGCGCTCGCGGGCTGCTCCGGGAACCAGCCGGACGAACAGGCGACCGAGGCCGACACCGACACGCCGGAGTCGACGGCGACGGCGACCGCGACGCCGGAACCCGAACGGCAGTACACCGGCGGGACGCTCCAGTTGGCCTCCAACGGACCGGTCCAGACGCTCGACCCGATAAACGCGAAGGGCTCGGGCGCGGGATACAACCAGTACAACGGGACGCTCATGACGTTCGAGAACGGGGACCTGCCGCCGGTCGCCGGACTCGCGACCGACTACGAGGTCTCGGAGGACGGCCGCACGTACACCTTCCAGCTCCGGGAGGGCGTGCGCTTCCACAACGGCGACGAGCTGACGGCGCAGGACTTCGTCTACTCGTGGGAGCGGCTCGCGGGCGCCGAGGAGACCCGCAACGCCGACGACATCGTCGGCGACACGTTCGCCATCGAACACGAGAAGCAAAGCGACATGGACGGCGTCTCGGCGTACATCCCGGGGACGCTCGCCGTCGAGGCGGTCGACGACTACACCTTCGAGTTCACGATGGCGACCGCGTTCACGGGAACGATGTCGCAGATCGCCAGCGGGACGTTCGCCCCGATCCCCGAGGGATCGGTCGCGTACCCGAAGGACTACGAGAGCCACGAGGGCGTGGACGGCCTCATGTGGGAGGGGGAGTACGAGTACAACGAGTACTTCTCGACGGACGGCGACGGGCCGTTCTTCGCCGGCGTCGGCCCGTTCCAGATCGACTCCTGGAGCAAGGGTGACGCGATCACCCTGTCGGCGTTCGAGGACTACTACGGCGAGGGGCCGTACATCGACGAGATCGTCTACACCGTCATCGGCAACCAGCAAACGCGCTTCTCCCGGTTCAAGAACGGGAACCTCGACGTGCTGCTCAACGGAATGCCGACGGCGGCGTTCAACTCGGACCGCCGGAGCATCGACCGCGACCGCGGAACCTACCGGACGGGCACGTACGAGCTCGACAACGGCGAGACAGTCAACTACGGCGAGGCCCCCGCGCTCGACACCGACTACCTCGTGTTCAACTGCGCGCGGACCCCCAAGCCGGTCCGGCAGGCCATCGCGTACCTGATCAATCAGGAGCGGATCTCCCAGGACGTGTACAAGGGGCTCCAGCCCGCGGCGTACCACCTCACGCCGCCGGGCGCGTTCATGGCCCGCGAGGGCGAGAACCCCGGGGAGAACTACAACAAGCACTACCAGGACGGGCACCGGAACCAGATGGAGCAGTACGCCGACGGCTATCCCTACGGGGTCGGCGAGGCGCGGATCGGCGAGGCCCAGCGCGTCATGGAGGAGGCCGGCTACGGCGAGGACGAGCGTGCGGAAGTCGAGTTCACGGTGTTCTCCGGCGACGGCGCCTGGGACTCGATCGCCCAGACGCTGCGCGACAAGGCGACGGCCGCCTACATCGACATCAACATCGTGAAGGCCGACTTCGGGACGATCATCGGCCAGGCGCTCGACGGGTCGATGGACATGTTCTCGCTGGGCGACGGGATGGAGTGGCCCGAGTCGGACAACTTCCTCCGATTCATCCCGCCGTACGACAATCCCAGCGGGATGTTCACCCGGTGGACGTACCAGGTCGTCGCCGAGGAAGTGGACCTCGGCGGCGACGGCTCCGAGACCGTCCGCGAGAACGTCTACGCGGAACTCGACGGCGACTTCCCCGAGGACCACGTGAAGGTGAACACGGACGACGGTCAGGTCCGGGTCGCCATCGACGGCGTCGAGCCCGACGAGCTGGAGTCGGCGCTCGACGCGGCGGGGTACAGTCACGGCGGGGCCGAGTCGACCCAGGCGCCGTTCGACCCGCTCATGCCGGAGTCCGACCGCCGGTGGGACACGTACCTCGACAACCGCGGGCCCAGCGACGAGGCGGTTCGCGCTCGCGACGAGGTGTACTACTTCCAGGAGGAGGTCAACTGGGCGGCCGTCCAGGAGCTCCCGCTCGTGCACTCGATCACTCAGCGGCTCTGGCAGGACCGGGTGAACGTCCGCATGGCCGGGACGATGGAGAATCAGACCTTCAACACGCTCACGCTCGAGGACCAGGACGGGAACTGA
- a CDS encoding ABC transporter permease, with product MNRLKYIVKRVLMSVPVLWLGTSMTWFIIYQGPVDPAANLLSGNERLTEAKYEAARTELGLDQPPVQHYVDWMWNLFTLDLGQTWLVYTGSNVGALVLDFLPRTVWLGFWSVLIAICIGVPLGFYAGIRSNTVADYIASVSGIVWRAMPNFWLAVILLALLVGSEPLFGFDWDTFLVDLPSGVTGNPGLSYMAGDPLALFTQPGETLAAIKKILPAALVLGSASMGNEMRIGRTAVLETKNEQYVDFARARGVSGRAIVWKHVFRNALVPLVPVITTEAFLLIGGSVLVESVFGINGMGKLFFDAAIQGDLPLVGSLMFVFIVLMLVINIAQDILYTLIDPRVGYDGA from the coding sequence ATGAATCGGCTGAAATACATCGTCAAACGCGTCCTCATGTCCGTTCCCGTCCTGTGGTTGGGGACCAGCATGACCTGGTTCATCATCTACCAGGGCCCCGTGGATCCGGCCGCCAACCTCCTGAGCGGAAACGAGCGCCTCACGGAGGCGAAATACGAGGCGGCACGGACGGAACTGGGCCTCGATCAACCGCCCGTACAGCACTACGTCGACTGGATGTGGAACCTGTTCACCCTCGATCTCGGACAGACCTGGCTCGTGTACACCGGGTCGAACGTCGGCGCGCTGGTGCTGGATTTCCTCCCGCGCACCGTCTGGCTCGGCTTCTGGTCGGTGCTCATCGCCATCTGCATCGGCGTTCCCCTGGGCTTTTACGCGGGGATCCGGTCGAACACGGTCGCCGACTACATCGCCTCCGTCTCGGGGATCGTCTGGCGCGCGATGCCGAACTTCTGGCTCGCGGTGATCCTCCTGGCGCTGCTCGTGGGGTCGGAGCCGCTCTTCGGCTTCGACTGGGACACCTTCCTGGTCGACCTTCCCTCCGGCGTGACCGGAAATCCTGGCCTGTCGTACATGGCCGGCGACCCCCTCGCGCTGTTCACACAGCCGGGGGAGACGCTCGCGGCGATCAAGAAGATCCTCCCGGCCGCGCTCGTGTTGGGCTCGGCGTCGATGGGCAACGAGATGCGTATCGGCCGGACCGCGGTCCTCGAGACGAAAAACGAGCAGTACGTCGACTTCGCGCGCGCCCGCGGCGTCTCCGGCCGCGCGATCGTCTGGAAGCACGTCTTCCGGAACGCGCTCGTCCCGCTGGTCCCCGTGATCACCACGGAGGCGTTCCTCCTCATCGGCGGGAGCGTCCTCGTCGAGTCGGTGTTCGGGATCAACGGGATGGGGAAGCTGTTCTTCGACGCCGCGATCCAGGGCGACCTCCCGCTGGTCGGGTCGCTCATGTTCGTGTTCATCGTGCTCATGCTCGTGATCAACATCGCACAGGACATCCTCTACACCCTGATCGACCCCCGCGTCGGCTACGACGGGGCCTGA
- a CDS encoding ABC transporter permease, with translation MATQFNTYTEGEAAPLRDRVMANPRPAAVWVGVAAVLFGLQAGAVVQFLAALLVDAVAALPGITVPAGVAALDRAADAVPTLLSRETIPNRGYYDGGGYVGTFLGLSPDLAWLLRVTLIYAYSFAALAWVWVGYERYRTHYRIADWTPRDDVIDRFRGHKWGLFGVVVVAMFFVMVLFAPALSPTTTAANLENPYQHEVTYWADGETRTVTVGQANLGSQSQGTPQENVGPMQYDDYGRIHPFGTLPSGKDLFTFIAHGSRISLIIGLVSVGLSVSIAVVLALMTAYYKGKIDLGAVLVSDAVMGMPQLLLLIMLSVILSGTWVGKIYSGAFVLALIFAGTGWPAMWRSFRGPALQVSNREWVDAAKSFGQTPGTIMRKHMLPYITGYVLVYGSMTLGGAIIAIAGLSFLGLGVNPPTPEWGRAVNAGQDYVTTASWHISLIPGILITLVVTGFNALGDGVRDAIDPESDAEDQGGASGRGGGA, from the coding sequence ATGGCTACACAATTCAACACGTACACCGAAGGCGAGGCCGCACCGCTTCGAGACAGAGTCATGGCGAACCCCCGCCCGGCAGCGGTGTGGGTCGGCGTCGCCGCCGTGTTGTTCGGACTGCAGGCCGGCGCCGTCGTGCAGTTCCTCGCGGCGCTGCTCGTGGACGCCGTCGCCGCGTTGCCGGGTATCACCGTTCCCGCCGGCGTGGCCGCCCTCGACCGGGCGGCCGACGCCGTCCCGACGCTGCTGTCGCGCGAGACGATCCCGAACCGAGGGTACTACGACGGCGGCGGCTACGTCGGCACGTTCCTCGGCCTGTCGCCGGATCTCGCGTGGCTCCTCCGGGTCACGCTCATCTACGCGTACTCGTTTGCCGCGCTGGCGTGGGTGTGGGTCGGCTACGAGCGGTACCGGACCCACTACCGGATCGCCGACTGGACGCCCCGCGACGACGTGATCGACCGGTTCCGCGGCCACAAGTGGGGCCTGTTCGGCGTCGTCGTCGTCGCGATGTTCTTCGTGATGGTCCTGTTCGCCCCGGCGCTGTCGCCGACGACGACGGCGGCGAACCTGGAGAACCCCTACCAACACGAGGTCACCTACTGGGCCGACGGCGAAACCCGGACCGTGACCGTCGGCCAGGCGAACCTGGGATCGCAGTCGCAGGGGACGCCACAGGAGAACGTCGGCCCGATGCAGTACGACGACTACGGCCGGATCCACCCGTTCGGGACCCTCCCCAGCGGGAAGGACTTGTTTACCTTCATCGCGCACGGGTCGCGGATCTCGCTGATCATCGGACTGGTGTCCGTGGGCCTGTCGGTGTCGATCGCGGTCGTCCTCGCGCTGATGACGGCCTACTACAAGGGGAAGATCGACCTCGGCGCGGTGCTGGTCTCGGACGCGGTGATGGGGATGCCGCAGTTGCTCCTGCTCATCATGCTGTCGGTGATCCTCTCGGGGACGTGGGTCGGGAAGATCTATTCGGGGGCGTTCGTGCTCGCGTTGATCTTCGCGGGCACCGGCTGGCCGGCGATGTGGCGCTCGTTCCGCGGTCCGGCGTTGCAGGTGTCGAACCGCGAGTGGGTCGACGCCGCGAAGTCGTTCGGACAGACCCCCGGGACGATCATGCGAAAGCACATGCTCCCGTACATCACCGGCTACGTGCTCGTGTACGGCTCGATGACGCTGGGCGGGGCGATCATCGCCATCGCCGGGCTCTCGTTCCTCGGGCTGGGCGTCAACCCGCCCACGCCCGAGTGGGGCCGGGCGGTCAACGCCGGCCAGGACTACGTGACGACCGCCTCCTGGCACATCTCGCTCATCCCCGGCATCCTGATCACGCTCGTCGTGACCGGGTTCAACGCCCTCGGCGACGGCGTGCGCGACGCGATCGATCCCGAGTCCGACGCGGAGGATCAGGGCGGCGCCAGCGGCCGCGGGGGTGGTGCCTGA
- a CDS encoding ABC transporter ATP-binding protein: MRPNPVDGADEPPTGDGLRTDGGDALLEVEGLTTVFHTDKETIRAVDDVSFAVEEGETLGIVGESGSGKSVTARSILGLVDSPGAIESGSIRFRGDELTDGNWDTHRGDISIVFQDPSNSLNPVYTVGNQIRETLRIHQGLTGAAAREEAVRLLESVGIPDARRRVTEYPHQFSGGMKQRAVIAVALACDPDLLVCDEPTTALDVTIQAQILELLDELQDEEDLAIVFITHDMGVIEETADRVNVMYAGEMVESAPVDELFDSPQHPYTRGLLASIPGRTVSGDRLPTIGGEVPTPTTEPTDCRFADRCPQAFDACERVHPEPVRVGPDHTAACLLHEEAYDHDPNAGAPGTERGVDGADDAGGDAVADGGDRE, translated from the coding sequence ATGCGACCGAACCCGGTCGACGGCGCCGACGAGCCTCCGACCGGCGACGGCCTCAGAACGGACGGCGGCGACGCGCTCCTCGAGGTGGAGGGGCTGACGACCGTCTTCCACACCGACAAGGAGACGATCCGCGCGGTCGACGACGTCTCCTTCGCCGTCGAGGAGGGCGAGACGCTCGGGATCGTCGGCGAGTCCGGCTCGGGGAAGTCCGTCACGGCCCGTTCGATCCTCGGGTTGGTCGACTCGCCCGGAGCCATCGAGTCCGGCTCGATCCGGTTCCGCGGCGACGAGTTGACCGACGGGAACTGGGACACCCACCGCGGCGACATCTCCATCGTGTTTCAGGACCCGAGCAACTCGCTCAACCCGGTGTACACCGTCGGCAACCAGATCCGCGAGACGCTGCGGATCCACCAGGGGCTCACTGGCGCGGCCGCCCGCGAGGAGGCCGTCCGGCTGCTGGAGTCGGTGGGGATCCCCGACGCCCGCCGGCGGGTCACGGAGTACCCGCATCAGTTCTCCGGCGGAATGAAACAGCGGGCGGTCATCGCCGTCGCGCTCGCGTGTGACCCGGACCTGCTCGTCTGTGACGAGCCGACGACCGCCCTCGACGTGACCATTCAGGCACAGATACTGGAGCTGCTCGACGAACTGCAGGACGAGGAGGATCTCGCGATCGTGTTCATCACCCACGACATGGGCGTCATCGAGGAGACCGCCGACCGCGTGAACGTCATGTACGCCGGCGAGATGGTTGAGTCCGCGCCGGTCGACGAGCTGTTCGACTCCCCGCAGCACCCGTACACGCGGGGGCTACTGGCGTCGATCCCGGGGCGGACGGTCAGCGGGGACCGCCTGCCGACGATCGGCGGGGAGGTGCCCACGCCGACGACGGAGCCGACCGACTGCCGGTTCGCCGACCGGTGCCCGCAGGCGTTCGACGCCTGCGAACGCGTTCACCCGGAACCGGTCCGGGTCGGCCCCGACCACACCGCCGCGTGTCTGCTCCACGAGGAGGCGTACGACCACGATCCGAACGCGGGTGCCCCCGGGACGGAACGGGGTGTCGACGGCGCCGACGACGCCGGCGGCGACGCCGTCGCCGACGGGGGTGATCGCGAATGA